In Zingiber officinale cultivar Zhangliang chromosome 1A, Zo_v1.1, whole genome shotgun sequence, a genomic segment contains:
- the LOC122002814 gene encoding heavy metal-associated isoprenylated plant protein 8-like: MGKNEEDRAPARNCLGAQSVHALQSLCKDSVKSIKVGMEPNQAIVAGSIEPEEVVKKLKKKTGKRTEIISIHNVNETVEADESENAETDTQVPFDSYSDQGNYVTEMFSNENPNSCSIL; encoded by the exons CCCCTGCAA GAAATTGTCTTGGAGCTCAAAGTGTACATGCATTGCAAAGCTTGTGCAAGGACA GTGTGAAGAGTATAAAGGTAGGCATGGAACCCAACCAGGCAATCGTGGCAGGTTCGATTGAACCAGAAGAGGTGGTGAAGAAACTCAAGAAGAAGACTGGAAAACGCACGGAAATCATTAGCATTCACAATGTGAATGAAACAGTGGAGGCAGATGAGAGCGAGAATGCAGAGACAGATACTCAAGTCCCCTTCGATAGTTACTCGGATCAAGGAAACTATGTGACAGagatgtttagcaatgaaaatccTAATTCTTGTTCGATTCTATAG